A single Saccharolobus shibatae B12 DNA region contains:
- a CDS encoding RecB-family nuclease yields the protein MKELYFGLHNLTSNQRLLDFSKLAFNIKYVKYLVLTKLGGTAAQSGVPEVSKLAFKYNKPILVLPELKDAIDLLKPEITLLVSQNAEKQIDFNNLMKYDKILIVFSGIEGSGFNKIEQSLGEYVRIVEDAQDLGAVSLASFFLCKYLQLVEGKV from the coding sequence ATGAAAGAGTTATATTTCGGCCTACATAACCTAACTAGTAATCAAAGACTCTTGGACTTTTCTAAATTAGCCTTTAATATAAAATACGTAAAGTATTTAGTTCTCACTAAGTTAGGTGGGACAGCTGCACAATCTGGAGTTCCAGAAGTTAGTAAACTAGCATTTAAATATAATAAGCCTATTTTGGTACTGCCAGAACTAAAGGACGCTATAGATTTGTTAAAACCAGAAATTACACTCCTAGTATCACAGAATGCTGAAAAACAAATTGATTTTAATAATCTTATGAAATATGATAAAATATTGATAGTATTTTCTGGAATAGAAGGAAGTGGTTTTAACAAAATAGAACAATCTCTAGGGGAGTATGTAAGAATAGTAGAAGATGCACAAGATTTAGGAGCCGTAAGTTTGGCATCCTTCTTTTTATGTAAGTATTTACAATTAGTAGAAGGTAAAGTTTAA
- a CDS encoding SWIM zinc finger family protein, translated as MSSNQTNRHLLLKARRVVKEGRFVSLSLKGTLFTIFIYIGRNNDYTLDLNYCSCPFYLFNVLLRNKYDFCYHTLGLKYALEKDQLTKIELYAGDFKEILTEIYTCGKSLKLRRILSNVES; from the coding sequence GTGTCTTCAAATCAAACAAATAGGCATCTTCTATTGAAAGCTAGAAGAGTAGTTAAAGAAGGAAGATTTGTAAGTCTATCTCTTAAAGGTACTTTGTTCACGATTTTTATTTATATTGGGCGTAATAACGATTACACCCTTGACCTTAATTACTGTAGTTGTCCATTTTATTTATTCAATGTACTTTTAAGAAACAAGTATGACTTTTGCTATCATACTTTAGGTTTAAAATATGCATTGGAGAAGGATCAATTAACAAAAATTGAGTTGTATGCAGGGGATTTTAAAGAAATTTTAACCGAGATATACACCTGTGGAAAATCTTTAAAACTGAGAAGAATATTGAGCAATGTGGAGAGTTAA
- a CDS encoding DNA cytosine methyltransferase gives MGQIKVIDLFSGAGGFSLGFKKLGIEPKLAIDINHAAARTYSLNFPNTIVIEDDIRQISGKEILKNVGDEIDVVIGGPPCEGYTAANPLRMQDPLDRLYLDQRGSLTLEFIRIVDELKPKIFVMENVPAIIETQSLRDALINEFKRAGYNTIFFNMLHAEDYGNASKRNRVFISNVKILPTKIQKRVTVYDAIHDLDSKLDVPNNEISEPNEKKLLKISKIGYGEYLTMYKSSKGKSMPLYIRLSPFDLAPTILGNSRFIHPFHDRFLTVREQARLMSYPDDHVFLGSKDEQYNQVGESVPVALSTAIAKEILGILNERVIFRPT, from the coding sequence TTGGGGCAAATAAAAGTCATTGATCTATTTTCTGGAGCTGGAGGATTTTCATTAGGTTTCAAAAAATTAGGAATAGAGCCTAAATTAGCAATAGATATAAATCACGCTGCAGCTAGAACATATTCATTAAATTTTCCAAATACAATAGTAATTGAAGATGATATAAGACAAATAAGTGGAAAAGAGATTTTAAAAAATGTAGGGGATGAAATAGACGTAGTAATTGGAGGCCCTCCATGTGAGGGATATACTGCAGCTAACCCCTTACGTATGCAAGATCCTTTAGATAGATTATATTTAGATCAAAGAGGGAGTTTAACACTGGAATTCATAAGGATTGTGGATGAACTAAAACCGAAAATCTTTGTAATGGAAAATGTTCCAGCGATTATTGAAACTCAATCACTAAGAGATGCTCTAATTAATGAATTTAAAAGAGCTGGATACAATACTATATTCTTCAATATGCTACATGCTGAAGATTATGGTAACGCATCTAAACGAAATAGGGTATTCATCTCAAACGTTAAAATATTGCCTACTAAAATTCAAAAAAGAGTCACAGTTTATGATGCGATTCATGATTTAGATAGCAAACTAGACGTTCCTAATAACGAGATAAGCGAGCCTAACGAGAAAAAACTTCTGAAAATTTCTAAAATTGGGTACGGAGAGTATTTAACAATGTACAAGTCGAGTAAGGGAAAAAGTATGCCACTATATATTAGACTTTCTCCATTCGATCTAGCACCTACAATTTTGGGTAATTCTAGATTTATACACCCATTCCATGATAGATTTTTAACTGTGAGAGAGCAGGCCAGACTAATGAGTTATCCTGATGATCATGTATTTTTAGGAAGCAAAGATGAACAATATAATCAAGTAGGCGAATCTGTTCCAGTAGCCTTATCTACCGCTATAGCTAAAGAGATTCTGGGTATACTAAATGAAAGAGTTATATTTCGGCCTACATAA
- the tfe gene encoding transcription factor E, whose amino-acid sequence MVNAEDLFINLAKSLLGDDVIDVLRVLLEKGTEMTDEEIANQLNIKVNDVRKKLNLLEEQGFVSYRKTRDKDSGWFIYYWKPNIDQINEILLNRKRLILDKLKSRLEYEKNNTFFICPQDNSRYSFEEAFENEFKCLKCGSQLTYYDTEKIKSFLEQKIRQIEEEIDKETKLGANKSH is encoded by the coding sequence CGAAAAGCTTGTTGGGAGATGACGTGATCGATGTTTTGCGAGTGCTACTAGAAAAAGGGACTGAAATGACAGATGAAGAAATAGCGAATCAGCTTAATATAAAGGTTAATGATGTGAGAAAGAAATTGAATTTGCTGGAGGAGCAAGGTTTTGTAAGTTATAGGAAAACAAGGGATAAAGATAGCGGATGGTTCATTTACTATTGGAAGCCTAACATAGATCAAATTAATGAGATACTATTAAATAGAAAAAGATTAATATTAGATAAATTAAAATCAAGATTAGAATATGAGAAAAATAATACGTTCTTCATATGTCCACAAGATAATAGTAGATATTCATTTGAGGAAGCGTTCGAAAATGAATTTAAATGTTTGAAGTGTGGATCTCAGCTAACCTACTATGATACGGAAAAGATTAAGTCATTCTTGGAGCAAAAAATAAGACAAATAGAGGAAGAGATAGATAAGGAGACAAAACTTGGGGCAAATAAAAGTCATTGA